A part of Ascochyta rabiei chromosome 3, complete sequence genomic DNA contains:
- a CDS encoding 5'-nucleotidase, which translates to MRVSLTTVLTAALGLASSSDALKILMGNDDGFGSGNLRELYKLLVDAGHEVLVVAPAQQQSGKGGTVIWAESANLTVASQYDIVPAGSPSVGRDPDDEHIFYYDGTPAACTFVALDYVLPRYYPEWHQTADLFIAGPNFGTNLGAFVMGLSGTVGATFAAVSRSIPGIAVSASNKAVPFFNVTSATHPAALAAKVSFEVVNEFITNTPPGQAVLPLGYGVNVNIPELVNGTTPPIVKTRLTGNANTDVAVYNETTGLFDWDNVDPVAAGINAAYNGDTSLPGETWVVAGGSVSVSVFTMDFDAPSTKYTDWVFGKVENLFSGSANETGYSKRMVEERMRKRGVMMSGRDAL; encoded by the exons ATGCGCGTTTCACTCACCACCGTGCTCACTGCAGCTCTGGGCCTCGCGTCCTCGAGCGACGCGTTGAAGATCCTCATGGGCAATGACGATGGTTTCGGAAGTGGTAACCTGCGCGAGCTGTACAAGCTGCTTGTGGACGCAGGCCATGAAG TCCTCGTAGTCGCACCCGCACAGCAACAGTCCGGCAAAGGCGGAACCGTCATCTGGGCCGAATCTGCAAACCTCACTGTCGCCTCACAATACGACATCGTTCCTGCTGGATCTCCGTCTGTCGGTCGCGACCCCGACGATGAGCACATCTTCTATTACGACGGAACACCAGCAGCATGCACCTTCGTCGCGCTCGACTACGTGCTACCTCGCTACTACCCCGAGTGGCACCAGACCGCAGACCTCTTCATCGCAGGTCCCAACTTCGGCACCAATCTCGGCGCCTTCGTCATGGGCCTGAGCGGGACCGTAGGCGCCACTTTCGCCGCCGTGTCGAGAAGCATCCCGGGCATCGCGGTCAGTGCGAGCAACAAAGCGGTCCCCTTCTTCAACGTCACGAGCGCAACCCACCCCGCTGCGCTGGCGGCCAAGGTCTCGTTCGAAGTCGTCAACGAGTTCATCACCAACACTCCTCCGGGCCAGGCCGTCCTGCCTTTGGGCTACGGCGTCAACGTCAACATTCCCGAGCTTGTGAACGGCACAACGCCGCCCATCGTCAAAACCAGACTGACGGGCAACGCGAACACGGATGTTGCCGTGTACAACGAGACGACGGGGCTGTTTGACTGGGACAACGTCGATCCCGTCGCGGCAGGTATCAATGCTGCGTACAACGGCGATACGAGCTTGCCTGGCGAGACTTGGGTCGTTGCTGGTGGCAGTGTCAGTGTGAGTGTCTTCACCATGGATTTCGATGCGCCGAGCACAAAGTACACTGATTGGGTGTTCGGTAAGGTGGAGAATTTGTTCAGTGGAAGCGCGAATGAGACGGGGTACAGCAAGAGAATGGTCGAGGAGCGCATGAGAAAAAGAGGTGTGATGATGAGTGGAAGAGACGCGTTGTAG
- a CDS encoding Alcohol dehydrogenase (NADP(+)), which yields MSSPAEFHGWLGRDNKAAEGNMTWSSFEPKPFNPIDVDIKISHCGICGSDIHTLRSGWGSTRYPVCVGHEIVGSVVRVGDQVKHLRLGDRVGVGAQAFSCFKCEDCKAGLEQHCGKMVGTYNGKYPDGSFSMGGYANYARVPAHFTIKIPAGLRSEDAAPMMCGGITVYSPLKKNGAGPGKRVGIVGLGGLGHFGVLFAKALGCEKVVAISRRRNKEKDAREMGATDYIATSEDEKWARKHSQSLDLIISTVSSPDMPLESYLRLLRTNGTFIQVGAPEDKLPRFGAYSLIQKGVKIGGSNIGSPKDIEEMLQFAAEKGVKPWVEQRNMKDANKSVVDMEDGKARYRYVLVNMEEENRAKL from the coding sequence ATGAGCTCTCCGGCTGAATTCCACGGGTGGCTGGGCCGCGACAACAAGGCCGCCGAAGGCAACATGACCTGGTCGTCGTTCGAACCAAAGCCTTTCAACCCCATCGATGTTGACATCAAGATCTCGCACTGCGGCATCTGTGGATCTGACATCCACACGTTGCGCTCCGGATGGGGTAGCACACGTTATCCGGTCTGCGTCGGGCACGAGATTGTTGGATCTGTTGTACGCGTCGGGGACCAGGTGAAACATCTGAGGCTCGGGGACAGAGTCGGTGTGGGTGCCCAAGCATTCTCCTGCTTCAAGTGCGAGGATTGCAAGGCTGGGCTCGAACAGCACTGCGGCAAGATGGTCGGCACATACAACGGGAAGTACCCAGATGGCAGCTTCAGCATGGGCGGATACGCCAATTATGCACGTGTACCAGCGCATTTCACCATCAAGATTCCTGCTGGGCTGAGGAGCGAGGATGCTGCGCCAATGATGTGTGGTGGTATCACAGTGTACTCGCCCTTGAAGAAGAACGGCGCAGGTCCGGGTAAAAGAGTAGGAATTGTCGGTCTCGGAGGTCTCGGTCATTTCGGCGTCTTGTTTGCCAAAGCTTTGGGCTGTGAAAAGGTGGTAGCCATCTCAAGACGGAGGAACAAGGAGAAGGATGCGAGGGAGATGGGCGCAACAGATTACATCGCAACGTCCGAGGACGAGAAGTGGGCTCGTAAACATTCGCAGTCGCTCGATCTCATCATATCGACTGTGAGCTCCCCGGACATGCCTTTGGAGTCGTACCTTCGGTTGCTTCGGACCAACGGCACGTTCATTCAAGTTGGCGCACCAGAGGACAAGTTACCGAGGTTTGGTGCTTACAGCCTCATCCAGAAAGGCGTGAAGATTGGTGGCAGCAACATTGGCAGCCCAAAGGACATTGAGGAAATGCTGCAATTTGCTGCCGAAAAGGGCGTGAAGCCGTGGGTTGAGCAGCGCAATATGAAAGATGCAAACAAGAGCGTGGTGGATATGGAGGATGGGAAGGCGCGATACAGATATGTGCTCGTCAACATGGAGGAAGAGAATCGTGCAAAACTTTGA